A segment of the Halovivax limisalsi genome:
CCGGCCGACTCCATGACGGCGTTGACCGCCTCGGCCGTCGCGAGCTGCTCGTTCAGGTTCGTCTGTTCGGTCATCTGGACCGCGATGGCCGTCGAGTCCTCGCCGACGGCGATCGCGACCGCCGCACCCTGTTCGAAAGTGTTCACCTGGTCGACCGCCTGGGACTGCTCGATCGTCGCGTTCGCCGTCTGGTCGACGAGTATGCCCCGGCGGTCACCCTTCTTGTGTTTCGTGTGCCGGTCGTCGTCCTCGTCGAGATCGGCCGCGAGGACGTTCGACGCGTTGGCCGCGCCCTCCTGGAGGTTGTAGTTCGCCTGCTCGGTGTACTGGACCGCGGTGGCGTCGCTGTCGTCCTCCGCGAGCGCGAACGCGGTCGTGTTCTGGGCGACGTTGGCCTGCTCGACTGACTGATTCTGGGTGACGCCGGCGACCGCCGTCTGGCTGGCGGTGACGTCGCCGTCGTCGCCGGCGACCGCCCATCCGTCGTAAGCGTTGTCGCCGTTGTTCCCGACGACGAGGTAGACGTCGTCGACGCCCTCGAAGATCGACTCGTGACTCGAGGCCGGCTGGCTCACCGCCGTCGCCGAACCGTCCTGCGTGTTCGCGTTATCCTGGGTGACGTCCTGGACGGCGATCGCGTTGCCGCCGCCGATGGCGACGGAGACGGCTTCGCCCTCCTCGACGACGTTCACCTGGTCGACGTCCTGATACTGGATGACCTGCGCGCCGGAACCGGTCCCGTCGGCGCCGTCGCCCGCGTGCTGCTCGATGTACTCGTCGAGGCTCATATCGCCCAGGTCCGCGCCGAAGGCGAGGTAGAGGTCCTCTCCGTTCTCTAGCGTCTCGATCGTCTGTGTCGGCGAACTGTCCTCGCCGGCGATGGCGGCCGGGCCGGCCGCCGTAACCAGCGATAGTGCAACCATACAGGCGATCAGTATCGTCGTGAATCGTGACTGTGCTGACATTGGAAGGTTCGTGATCGATTTGCGTGAAACCCGTGAGGGTCGTTTCTTGCTGAGTCTTCGCGACTCGAACCTCCATATCCTGATGACTTGCTTTGTTATCTGTCGGTTTCCGAACAGAGTAAACTGACGTCAACCCGTTCAGCGGAACCTACCGCGACCCGGACTGGCAGTTACGGCTGTCGGACGCGTCGTGGCGATCCGAGGCCGGAGCGAGAGCGTGGCTGCATCGCCCGTCGACGGCGCTGCAAACCGTCGAGGGGCGCTGAACACGAATCCGTGCCACTGTTCGCATTCGAAGCCGACTCCGGTAACGGCTCCGATAAACCGGGGTAGAAGGCCATTACTATCCCGAATAGCGCTTATGGTGGCGTCCAGCCGTCCGAAGACGAGGCCGACCGCCGACGGGACGGGCCCGGTCGGACCGCTGAGGATCGGACCGGAGGCTCGATCGCGGATGACAGGTGCAGTTCGATCAGCACGCCCCGTTGGCAGGGACCGGATACGGCGTCACGGGGGACGACGGAGTGGATGGTGACCGCCACGCACGGACGACGATCTTTGACAGCACCGGAAACCGATCGAGGCGACCTCACTCACCAGCGATCAGCGACGAACGGGGACCCGACCGCTGAGTTGAAACGTGAAAAACCGCCTCGAAAGCGACTCCAAGAAGTCTGACCACCGTCGACACCAGCCAGTAGAGCGAGCCAGCGGCGAGGAGGTACGCGAGCGCGATCAGGAGGTTTCGCCGGGGCGCGTTCGGTTTTATTCCCGGGAGCGTTCCGATCGGAAGCATCGCCGGGCCGGACCAACGATCGAAGGATGGGTCCGGAAGGCGTCCGGTCATATTCGGCGTTCTCATCGCTCGAACGCGACTTCGGGTGGTCGCTCCCCCACGCCGAGGCGGTGTCGTCGGTCACCGCGGGCGTGAACGGCTGCGGAGAGACAGACGATCAGAAGGATCGTGCTCGCCCAGGCGACGGGAGAAACGAGACTGAATATCGAAATACCCATCGCACTCAGTCCGGTCAGGACGAGGCCGGCCACGGACGCGCCGGCGTAAAAGACGCTCCAGGGAACGTCGTTCGCCGGAATCAGGTCCAGGTAGACGTCGAGGTCGTCTAATACGGCGGTTCGGTCGATGACGCCGGCGCGTTCGTCGTACGCGACGAGCGACGCCTCCGCGAGTTTGGGCAGGTGAAATTGCTGCAGCGCCGTGTAGACGCGTTTTCGTTCCGCGGCCCCGATCGATTCGATGGAACCGTCGTTCTCCCAGGCTGCGATCCGCTCGGCCAGTTCGTCGAGGCTGACCGGCCGACCGCGCCACTCCAGGTAGTGAATGACGTACCGTCGGCGGCGATTGCCGAGCACCTTGTAGATCTCGTCTTTCGAAGGAGGGTCCCCGTCGGTCGGCGCCGACCGTGCAGCCCGAGAGCCGCCGACCGAGTGACCGGGTGACTCGTTCGACACACCTGTCGGTCCGTCGGCGATCGGGTGGTCCGTCCGGTCAGAGGTCTTGGGTCCCATCGGTCTCGGTCCGAACTGGCACCGACCGGGATAGTAAAGGTGTTTGGTCGGCAACATGAGTATTCAATATCGGTGGTTGTCCCCCGCTGCGGGGGTATCAGGCGGTCTGGCGGAGAGACCGAACGAACGAGAACGGGGCTGGCACACACCGCAGTCGCGCAGTCGGGAATCCACGCGGCTGCGGTCAGTTGACCATCCCGCATCGTCGGGCCCACGCCCGGTAGCCGGCACGCACCCGCGGATGCGTCAGTTCTCAGATCAACACCCGCCACGTCGTAGAGATACGCTACGGCGTCGAAACACGGCGAAACGGTCCGAAACAGTCGCGGGGCTGCGTTCCCGACTGAATTGAGCGTCATCGATCCGGTACCCGAGTGCGCCAACCGACAACTACCGTCAGGCATTACCGGTTCAAACGCGTGATTGCGACCGGAAACCTGATCGAACCGCTCCGGCAAACACCTCTAATACAAATGTCACGCCCGTCGGCCAACGGAGTGTGCGTGCTATCCGGTCGAGATCAGCTCGCAACCGCAGCACGCGCATCGAACAACGGAGGTCAATACGATGAAACGAGCACTCACGGTTACACTGACGATGGCAGTAGCGATCGGCATGTTGTTCATGCTGGGATTCGCGGGCGGCGCGGCCGCACAGGATGTCGACTGGAACCAATCCGGCGGCGACGGCGGTGACGGCGGCTTCGCCTGGGCTGATTCAGACGTCGAGCAGACGAACAGCAACAACCAGGCGGGGAACGCTCAGGCCTGGAAAGGAGACGCCGGCGTGATCAACGTCCAGGATAGCACCCAGGTCAATGCCGCGGACACGACCGTTACCGCCGACGCCTCCGGCGGTGACGGTGGTGACGGTGGTAACAGCAGTTTCGACATCGACTTCGATAACTCCACCATCACGTTGCCCATAACGTGATTGTAGATTGAGGACTCACTGAAAATAGTTCCATCCCATATTTTCTAACCCAGTGTGGTGAAATTGAGCACCGAACGGGCCGATAGTCGGACGATAGCTATTCTGCTAAAGCGACGCTGTCCGACACGAGACACACCACACAAGGAAAGCGATTACCAGGGACCAATGCACCAACCTCCCTTCCCGTCACGGTGTGCTCGACGATCGGTAACCGGTCTGGCGATCGGCCTGGTCGCGATTACCATCATCACCGGTGCAGCCGTGACAGCGGGCATCGGCGACGGTTCGAACGGTCTCGGCGGCGAACCGGACCGCTCGATGAATGACGCCACGAACGAAACAACGTTCGACTGGGGAACCGTAACGAGCGAGCGATCGGCGGACGAAACGGTGCTCGACGTGAACGTCACCGTCGAATCCGAGGGAGGGGCCTCCGTATCGGCCATCTCGGTGCCAAATGCTAGCGAACGCGTGCGAAAAACCGAGAAAGACGCCGAATACGACTCGTTCGAGTGGGGTGCTGTCCGCCACGAGAACGATTCCGACACCGGCGCCGTCGACGTCACCGTGATCGTCGACGCCGAGGAAAACGTCTCCCTCTCCGTGAGGACGGTCGGCGAAAACGGCTCGCAGTCCAGTTCGACGACGATCGTGTCCGCCAGCGGCGAGCCCGGATGGGACGGCGAGAACGGGACGGACGGGAGCGCCAGCGTCGCGGGCGAGCCAGGCGAGGACGGCGAACCCGGCGCCGCGTCGACGAACATCACGGTATCCCAAACGACGAAGAGCGGGGCTGCACTCGGCGAATCGATCGGCTCGATCGACGCAAGCGGCGTTTCGATCGATATCGACGATGGCGAGGACGAGTAACGCCGGCGCTTCTCGGTAGTCCCGTGTCCCGGCTGGATCGTCGCCATCGCATCTCCCAACGTATATTCACCTCGCCCGCCTAGGCGTCGTGAACACGATGAGCCTGATCGACGATCTCGACTCCTACGGGGAGCCGAACGACGTCGGCCCCGACGACAAGGCCCCGCGCGAGCCGCGAGGATCGCCGGATACCACGACCGAGGACTTTCGCGTCTGGACGTTTCCCGCCGAATCGTCCGAGTCCATTCCGGATATCTACGTCGTCGCACGCGACCCCGACCCGCTGGACTTCCGCATGTGGATCTTCGCCGGTCGCGGCGAGGAGGCGGCGTTCGTCCTCCGATCGTCCCATCGCTACGGCCCCGAGGAAGCCGACGAGGTCTCGGCGAGCGAGTGCTGCGAGGTCCTGATGGAGGGCCAGTCGCTGCGAAAAACCCACTGTCCGGAATCCGTCGCTCGCTACGTCGAGGCGACGACGGGCGCGACGGTCACCTATCCCGACGAGACGCCGGACCGATCCGACGACTCCGTGATTCAGTACTGACGCCCGCTCGGTTCCGGCGCGCGACCCGGTTCGACGACGGATGAGTGGAGCGGCGAACGCGCTCCCGTCGATCAGTCCGCGAAGAACGCGCCCGCGACGAGCAGCGGGAAGACCAGCGTCGCCTCGGCGTTGATCTCGGTGTAGTTCGTCTCGTCGGTGGCCTTGATCTTCCCCCAGGAGACGGCCTCGTTCGGCGGCGCGCCCGAAAGCGAGCCGTCGCCCTCCATCCCGGTCTGGATGTAGATGGCGTAGTCCGCGCCCCCGCGGAAGAGGTTGGTCATGATCGCGTGGTGCTTCGGGACGCCCGCGCCGACCGCGATGAGCCCGGTCGTGTCCCGGAGCATGCCGTCGCTGATCAGCGAGTCGTAATCCTCGACGATCTCGATGCCGACGTCGGCCGTGTCGGGACGCTGGCGGTAGTAGTAGAGGAAGTTACCCACCTCGGCGTCGGTGAGCGCGGGACAGTAGATCGGGACGTCGTGCTCGGCGGCCTGTTTCAGCACCGAGTCCTCGTCGTCGAGCGTCTCGCCGAGTTCCCGGGCGAACTCCGAGGGCGTCCGGATCGCGTCCTCGGCGAAGAAGTCGTCGAAGAAGTCGTAGAGGTACTCCTCGAGCCAGACGTAGCGGTCCGAGGGGACGAAGATGTTGCCGAGGCGGTTGATGCCGCGCTCGCGCAGGGCCGCCTCGTCGGCCGTCCACCGGCCCATCTTGAACGGTTTGGCGGTCTTGATGACGTCCTCGGTGATCGACCCCGCCGTCGTGATGAGGACGTCGACGTACCCCTCGCGGACGAGCGCGGCGACGACCTCGCGGAGCCCCGACGAGATAACGTTCGAGGTGAGGGTGAGGTAGATCGTCGCGTCGTCGGCTCGCATCCGGTCGGCGATGTCGATGGCGTCGGCGAGGTGCGTCGCCTGGAAGCCGGTCGTCGCGTAACTCTCGAGCAGTGCTGTCAGGTCGACGTCGCCGCGGAAGTCGTACCCGCGGACGTCGGCCCCGTCGAGTTCCTCGTCGGTCCCGGGGACGACGTGATCGCGCGAATCGGATGGGTCCATGGCGAACGATACCGGGAGCGAGGGTTTGAATGACTCGAACCGCGCCCGTCAGGGCCGATCAGGGAAGGGTGCACTGGACCGGCCGCAGCTACCAACGCCCGACCGTCGTCACGATCGAGGGTGCTACCAGCCGAACGTGGCCTGGGTCGAAGGTGCTACAGCCGAACGTAGCCTCGATCGAGGGCCTACTGGCCGAGCGTGGCCTCGATCGGGGGTTCGGACTCGGCCGCCGGCAGTTCCTCGACGAATCGCTTGATGACCGTCTCCTCCGCGCGGTGGAGCGTCTCGCTGCAGGTCGACTTGGCGATGTCCAGCCGGTCGGCCAGCTCGGTCAGCGTACACCGCCGCGGCGTGTCGTAGTAGCCTTCCTCGACGGCAGCGAGGATGACTTCCCGCTGACGTCCGGAGAGCAACTGACTCTCGTGGAGGCGCTCGCGAACGTGCTCGACGCGGTACTGCAGCCCGAACGCGGTGAGCTGGTCGGCCAGTTCCGACAGACGCTCGCGCGAGCCCGTCACGTCGATCTCGGCCTCGCCGTCGCGGATGTCGATCGGCAGCTCGATCGGCAGCCCCGACTCCTGCGAGGAGAACAGCAGGAGCGGCGCGGTCGTCTCGAAGTGGACCGTCACCTCTCCCTCGCTTACCTGGGCCGGCGTCAGTTCGGTGATCTGCTCGTGTTCGGCCATCGACTCGACGACCGCTTCCGGGTCCTCGGCGGTGATCCGGACCAGCGCGAAGCCGCTCTCTTCGCCCGGAACGCCCGCGAGTACGCGAAACGTCGCCTCGGGGTTCGCCCGCGAGAGCTGTGCGATCCAGACGTGTTCGGGCAGCGTCACCGCGAGCGTCGCGTGAGCCATACGAACACGTTCGGGCCGAGAGTCGGTTAACCCTTGGGCCGAACTCGTTCGGCCAGTTCTTCTCGGCCGCTCGGGGGTGTCGGTCGGGCCCAGCGAATCGGCCGAATGGATTCGGCCAAATGCCGATGTGGCCGGGCGACCACGGGCTACCTGCGATGACCGAACTCGACGTCCGCGATATCCCGCCGATGAATCGCCACCCGAAGATCCACGACGCGTTCGACGATCTCGAACCCGGCGAAGCGCTCACGATCGTGAACGACCACGAACCGAAGCCGCTGTTCTACGAGTTCCAGGCGGAGGTCGAGACGTTCGACGCGGACGGCTACGACGTGGAGCGCGTCGACGCCGAGACGTTCCGGGCTACCTTTCCGAAAGTCGAAGCCTGAGCGGGTTCGATCGGGGATCACCCGCCCGCTCGGTACGGCAGTCGTCTCGTCGTCCCCCTGTCTCGATATCCCACCTGGCGGTCGCGTCCGCGAGAACGCACACGCTGAACGCGGACTCGCCGCATCCGTTCATCCCACTCGATCGAGGCGTTTCGTCCCCTCGGGGTACACCTCCGGGCAGACGAGCGGTATCGACTACCGAACCGGCTGTTTCCTTCCAGTCGACCGATTCCGCTCGTCCACCCGAACCCGTTCGGCGGGAGTGATAGGACGCCGCAGTAGCGAGATTCCAGTATGGATTCGATCGAGGCGGTCTTCGAGGAGACGGCGGCGCCGCCGGACCGACCGCGCGAGGTTCTCGACGTCCGGGATCTCGGCCCGCCGAATCCGCTGGCGAAGACCCTCGAACTCCTGCCCGAACTGTCCGACGAAACGGTACTCGTCCAGCGAAACGATCGGGTGCCGCAGTTTCTCCTCCCGAAACTCGACGATCGCGGCTACGTGTACGAATCGGTCGAACGCGAAGCTGACGTCATCACCCTTATCTGGAACCCGTGAGCCGCCTCCCGGTCGCGGCCGCCGCGCTCGATCCGGGCGAGGGGGTCGCCGCACGAGCCGAACTCGAGGATCCAACCGAAATCGAAGCGTCGTTCGACGATCGCCCGCCGGATCGCACGAACACCAATCACCCACCACAACCGTCTCACATGTCCACCGACCACGATCGATCCCGCCTCGTCGGGCTGCTGTTGTTCTCGACGATGGCCACGTACGTCCTGATCGCCCTCGGAACCGCCGCCTCGACGACGGGGGCCGCCGAGAGCTGCACCACCTGGCCGGGCTGTGACTCGGCGTGGACGATCGGCCCCGTGACCGACGGGCTGGCGCTCTACGTCGGGCATCGCCTGGCCGCCCTGATCGCCGGGCTGGCACTCGTCTGGACGGCGTGGACGGCCGTCCGGACCGGCGTCGATCGAGTCACCGGCGCCGCCATCGGCCTGGCCGCCCTCCTCTTTCCGGTGCAGGTCGCCATCGGGGCCACGCTCGTCGGCCAGGGGTCGAATACCGCCCGAACCGTCCACCTGCTGCTGGCCATGACGATCTTCGCCGGCCTGCTGGTCGCCCTGGTTCGAACGCTAGAGGCCGGTTCGCCGCGTGACGGTCGGGCGAACGACCCGTCCGCGGTCGCCGCGACGACCGAGAACCGGGACCCCGGCGCAGTCACGACGGACCCGGACGCGACCATCGATGCGGCGACCTCGGCCGGTACGGAATCGTCGAGCGAGCCTGCCACCGGGTCCGCGGGTTCGACGTCGTGGTTCGAACGCGTCCACCGACGAGCGTGGGCGTACGTCTCCCTCACCAAACCGCGCCTGATGTGGCTCCTCTGTCTGGTCGCAGTCGCCGGGATGGCGCTCGCTTCGACGGCCGGTCACGCCGTCCACCTGGGAACCGCCGTGGCCACGCTCGCGGGCGGCGTTCTGGCGATCGGCGCGGCCGGGGCGTTCAACCAGGTCTACGAGCGCGACCGCGACGAACGGATGCAGCGGACGGACGATCGAGCACTCGTCGGCGATCGCGTCCGCGCGCGTAACGCGTACGCGTTCGTCGGTTTCCTCACGCTCGCCTCGATGGTCGTGCTGGTGACCTGGGTGAACGGCCTGGCCGCAATCTTGACTCTCGTCGCCATCGTCTACTACGCGATCGGCTACACCGTCGTCCTCAAACCGCACACGAAGTGGAACACGGTGCTCGGCGGCGGAGCGGGCGCCATCCCCGCGCTCATCGGTTGGGCGGCGGTCACCGGCGGGCTCGACTGGCCCGCGGTCGTCCTGGCGCTGGTCATCTTCTGCTGGACGCCCGCCCACTTCTACAGCCTCGCGATCGCATATCGTGAAGATTACGCGCGCGGCGGCTTTCCGATGCTCCCCGTCGTCGCCGGCGATCTGATCGCCCGACGTCACATCGTCGGCTACCTCGGCGCGACGATGCTCGCCGTCAGTCTCCTCGGCTGGATCGCAGGGTTGGGACTGTTCTACGCCATCGCCTCCGTCGCCTTCGGCGCGCTCTTCCTCCGATCCGTCCGGCGGCAGTACGCCGATCCGACGACGGCGCGGGCCCTCCGATCGTTCTACGTCTCGAACGCGTACCTCGGGGTCGTCCTCCTCGCGATCGTCGTCGAGAGCGCGCTGGCCGCCGCCTGAAATTCTTCCACGGCTGCCGCCGTGGGCGTTCTCCTCGTTTCGCCGTCCCCGACCGGGCCAGCTCGAGTCGCCCCCGTTCAGCTTCCACCCCGGGTTGGACTTTCTCCGCAGCGGTGCCATCGGTCGAACGGCCGTCATCCGCCACCGAAATCGGTTGTTTCAAATGGTTTTTACGATGACGGGATCGCCGAACGACCCCCCTTACCAGATCGAATTTACCCATTTATATTGGGGGTTTTATTACAGTGGTGTAGATATCCCTCCGAACAGCTTCGTATCGTTCCCAATCACAAGGAATCGTATGCCCCTTTGAACAAGTGTAGCCTCCTATCTGTAGATGTAACATGACCGCACCCATCAACCGGCGGACGATGTTAGCTGCAGTGGGCGCAACCGGCGCGATGGCAGCCGCAGGGTGTATCGGCAGCTCGAGCAACGAGGGCAATCAGGAGGAACCGAGCGACGGCGAACAGGAAGACGGCGGACTCGAGTCGGCGAAGTCGGTCGACGTCGACCGGATCGCGGCGGATCCGACGGACGTGCCGGCCCCGGTCGACTGGTCGGAGCCGCGAACCCACGAGCTCGAAATCGAGACGACCGAGCGGACCGCCGAGATCGAGCCGGGCGTCACCTTCGACTACATGACGTTCGGCGATCAGGTCCCGGGCCCGATGATCCGCGTTCGCCGCGGCGACACGATTCGGCTCACCCTGACGAACTCGACGGAATCGGCGGTCGTCCACAACATCGACCTCCACGCCGTCTACGGACCCGGCGGCGGCGCTGACGACACGATGGTCGATCCCGGCCAGTCGGCGACGATCGAGTTCACGGCGATGTACCCCGGCGTCCACGTCTACCACTGTGCGGTCCCGGACATGGACATGCACATCAGCGCGGGGATGTACGGGGCGATCCTCGTCGAGCCCGAGGACGGTCTCCCCGAAGTCGACCGCGAGCTGTACTTCGGGCAGAACGAGATCTACACGAACGGCGCGCCCGGCGAGGAAGGCCACCACGCGTTCGATTACGACGCGATGCAGAACGAGGAGCCGACCTACGTCACCCTCAACGGCGAGGCCTACGCGTTCACCGAGAACGGGTACGGACCGGTCACCGTCCAGAAAGGCGAGACGGTCCGCATCTTCCACGCCAACGGCGGCCCGAACCTGATGAGTTCCTGGCACGCCATCGGGAACGTCTGGAGCAAGCTCTACCGCGATGGCTCGCTTGCCTCCGAACCCGACCGGTACGTCGAGACGACGCCGGTCGTTCCCGGTTCCGTCGCCGCGGCCGAGATCGACACGCCGGTCCCCGGCCCGATCAAACTCGTCGACCACGCCCTCAGCCGGGTCGTCCGCAAGGGCATGCTCGGCGTGATCCAGGTCGAGGGCGAGCCGGAACCGGAGATCTTCAACCCGGACCCCTGAGCGGGTGACGCGCCCGCTCGGCCGGTGACCGAGCGACCCGACTGATCGGCCCTGACGGGCCGTCACTCTACAGGCCGCACAGTACTGCGACTCGACAGCGAGCGTTCACCATGCCACCCTACCGCCTCACCCGACGCGAGCTCCTCGGCGCCAGCGCCGGGGTCGCCAGTTTCGCCCTGGCGGGCTGTCTCGGCCGTGACGAGGATCCGACGGCGACCGGGACCGGCGAGCTCGGCTCGCCGACCGACCGGATCACCGTCACGACGACCTCACGGCCGTTCCCCGAGTTCGACCCGCAGATCGTCCACCTCGCGGTCGGCGGGACCGTCGAGTGGTTCGTCGAGACGGGCCGCCACGACGTGACGGCCTATCACCGCGACGTCCACCCGCCGCACAGAACCTCGGAGGGCGTCGACCCGTGGGGAAGCGACCGGCTCACCGGCGGCGGTGCGACCTTCGAGCACACGTTCGAGCGTGAGGGGATCTACGACTACGTCGACACCCAGCAGGTCTGTACCTCACACGAGGTCGCGGGCAACATCGGTCGCGTCGTCGTCGGCTGGCCCGATCCGGACGCCGAGCCCGCGATGGCCGACCCGCCGGAGTCGATGCCCGATCGCGCCGCGCGCGCATTGCGGATGTTCAACGAGGAATCGCGTCCGGTCCTCGAATCGCCACCTGACTAACACGATCGACGAACGTCCGGTCGGCCACGCCGACCTGCG
Coding sequences within it:
- a CDS encoding PGF-CTERM sorting domain-containing protein, whose product is MSAQSRFTTILIACMVALSLVTAAGPAAIAGEDSSPTQTIETLENGEDLYLAFGADLGDMSLDEYIEQHAGDGADGTGSGAQVIQYQDVDQVNVVEEGEAVSVAIGGGNAIAVQDVTQDNANTQDGSATAVSQPASSHESIFEGVDDVYLVVGNNGDNAYDGWAVAGDDGDVTASQTAVAGVTQNQSVEQANVAQNTTAFALAEDDSDATAVQYTEQANYNLQEGAANASNVLAADLDEDDDRHTKHKKGDRRGILVDQTANATIEQSQAVDQVNTFEQGAAVAIAVGEDSTAIAVQMTEQTNLNEQLATAEAVNAVMESAGMNVAMASIGASTPVVTQDAFEEAEPKEKKDGDHGDDVEQVAEASVVQYQSAQQANIHLNSSATAIATNGSTAEAVQLTFQQNVNAQVASADALNIFLEEGEELPKQKGHDGGDGMPEAGQNFTGATLTESTALTLGGEQLVDANRTTFDYEGPADQYNDVEQWSTAEVEQSQEVVQINFHSNNAIAVASDDGDASALQVTIQENENAQVANASATTYNEGQLDDGQAHEKKGDHEEPDEKKSHSSDSGAGTAQTGSDSVGSTTEAADAEPEANDGDDGMPGFGAAVALVALVASAAIAVRARP
- a CDS encoding DUF7344 domain-containing protein — its product is MGPKTSDRTDHPIADGPTGVSNESPGHSVGGSRAARSAPTDGDPPSKDEIYKVLGNRRRRYVIHYLEWRGRPVSLDELAERIAAWENDGSIESIGAAERKRVYTALQQFHLPKLAEASLVAYDERAGVIDRTAVLDDLDVYLDLIPANDVPWSVFYAGASVAGLVLTGLSAMGISIFSLVSPVAWASTILLIVCLSAAVHARGDRRHRLGVGERPPEVAFER
- a CDS encoding collagen-like triple helix repeat-containing protein yields the protein MNDATNETTFDWGTVTSERSADETVLDVNVTVESEGGASVSAISVPNASERVRKTEKDAEYDSFEWGAVRHENDSDTGAVDVTVIVDAEENVSLSVRTVGENGSQSSSTTIVSASGEPGWDGENGTDGSASVAGEPGEDGEPGAASTNITVSQTTKSGAALGESIGSIDASGVSIDIDDGEDE
- a CDS encoding deoxyhypusine synthase, with the translated sequence MDPSDSRDHVVPGTDEELDGADVRGYDFRGDVDLTALLESYATTGFQATHLADAIDIADRMRADDATIYLTLTSNVISSGLREVVAALVREGYVDVLITTAGSITEDVIKTAKPFKMGRWTADEAALRERGINRLGNIFVPSDRYVWLEEYLYDFFDDFFAEDAIRTPSEFARELGETLDDEDSVLKQAAEHDVPIYCPALTDAEVGNFLYYYRQRPDTADVGIEIVEDYDSLISDGMLRDTTGLIAVGAGVPKHHAIMTNLFRGGADYAIYIQTGMEGDGSLSGAPPNEAVSWGKIKATDETNYTEINAEATLVFPLLVAGAFFAD
- a CDS encoding helix-turn-helix domain-containing protein, whose amino-acid sequence is MAHATLAVTLPEHVWIAQLSRANPEATFRVLAGVPGEESGFALVRITAEDPEAVVESMAEHEQITELTPAQVSEGEVTVHFETTAPLLLFSSQESGLPIELPIDIRDGEAEIDVTGSRERLSELADQLTAFGLQYRVEHVRERLHESQLLSGRQREVILAAVEEGYYDTPRRCTLTELADRLDIAKSTCSETLHRAEETVIKRFVEELPAAESEPPIEATLGQ
- a CDS encoding DUF2249 domain-containing protein, giving the protein MTELDVRDIPPMNRHPKIHDAFDDLEPGEALTIVNDHEPKPLFYEFQAEVETFDADGYDVERVDAETFRATFPKVEA
- a CDS encoding DUF2249 domain-containing protein encodes the protein MDSIEAVFEETAAPPDRPREVLDVRDLGPPNPLAKTLELLPELSDETVLVQRNDRVPQFLLPKLDDRGYVYESVEREADVITLIWNP
- a CDS encoding heme o synthase, coding for MSRLPVAAAALDPGEGVAARAELEDPTEIEASFDDRPPDRTNTNHPPQPSHMSTDHDRSRLVGLLLFSTMATYVLIALGTAASTTGAAESCTTWPGCDSAWTIGPVTDGLALYVGHRLAALIAGLALVWTAWTAVRTGVDRVTGAAIGLAALLFPVQVAIGATLVGQGSNTARTVHLLLAMTIFAGLLVALVRTLEAGSPRDGRANDPSAVAATTENRDPGAVTTDPDATIDAATSAGTESSSEPATGSAGSTSWFERVHRRAWAYVSLTKPRLMWLLCLVAVAGMALASTAGHAVHLGTAVATLAGGVLAIGAAGAFNQVYERDRDERMQRTDDRALVGDRVRARNAYAFVGFLTLASMVVLVTWVNGLAAILTLVAIVYYAIGYTVVLKPHTKWNTVLGGGAGAIPALIGWAAVTGGLDWPAVVLALVIFCWTPAHFYSLAIAYREDYARGGFPMLPVVAGDLIARRHIVGYLGATMLAVSLLGWIAGLGLFYAIASVAFGALFLRSVRRQYADPTTARALRSFYVSNAYLGVVLLAIVVESALAAA
- the nirK gene encoding copper-containing nitrite reductase, with the translated sequence MAAAGCIGSSSNEGNQEEPSDGEQEDGGLESAKSVDVDRIAADPTDVPAPVDWSEPRTHELEIETTERTAEIEPGVTFDYMTFGDQVPGPMIRVRRGDTIRLTLTNSTESAVVHNIDLHAVYGPGGGADDTMVDPGQSATIEFTAMYPGVHVYHCAVPDMDMHISAGMYGAILVEPEDGLPEVDRELYFGQNEIYTNGAPGEEGHHAFDYDAMQNEEPTYVTLNGEAYAFTENGYGPVTVQKGETVRIFHANGGPNLMSSWHAIGNVWSKLYRDGSLASEPDRYVETTPVVPGSVAAAEIDTPVPGPIKLVDHALSRVVRKGMLGVIQVEGEPEPEIFNPDP
- a CDS encoding plastocyanin/azurin family copper-binding protein; the encoded protein is MPPYRLTRRELLGASAGVASFALAGCLGRDEDPTATGTGELGSPTDRITVTTTSRPFPEFDPQIVHLAVGGTVEWFVETGRHDVTAYHRDVHPPHRTSEGVDPWGSDRLTGGGATFEHTFEREGIYDYVDTQQVCTSHEVAGNIGRVVVGWPDPDAEPAMADPPESMPDRAARALRMFNEESRPVLESPPD